A genomic window from Lotus japonicus ecotype B-129 chromosome 1, LjGifu_v1.2 includes:
- the LOC130730062 gene encoding protein PSK SIMULATOR 1-like: MVAESWFHRLWRIPQKFGADSPRISISSFEIGSLMLKVVNLWQSLSDKQIFKLRKEITNSFGIRKLVSGDEYFINRLICAELHENLAHVADSVAWHGKKCSDPILKGFEKAFKKFITMGDDQYGWEFHGEVMEKNIKKMEGFISSNGSLFEALVEQNPIRLTDNGESGVLKSIAYQKIYRWKRQEVKRLKNISLWTRTYDYTINLLARSLFTIYRKINHVFGIHEMVHLGGSVLNSDLTYRSQSISALLQSLSHPLQNILPPKTLGAAALALHYANIIIVIEKLSASPHSISLEAREDLYNMLPRCLRASLKAKLKPCTKTMASSSLYDPSLEEWTQELSGILEWLAPLAHHMISWHSEKSFNQQIFVSQRNVLLVQTLYFADQEKTEKVITELLVCLNYVCKYGRELNAKALAECGSFKVDNEYPNLNGYTSSLKDLAKECSSINWDEEL; encoded by the coding sequence ATGGTTGCAGAATCATGGTTCCACAGACTGTGGAggattcctcagaagtttgGTGCTGATTCCCCGAGAATTTCAATATCCTCATTTGAAATAGGAAGCTTGATGTTGAAGGTGGTTAATTTATGGCAATCATTGAGTGATAAACAGATTTTTAAATTGAGAAAGGAGATCACCAATTCATTTGGCATAAGAAAGCTTGTTTCTGGTGATGAGTATTTCATTAACCGTTTGATCTGTGCAGAGTTACATGAGAATTTGGCACATGTGGCTGACTCTGTGGCTTGGCATGGGAAGAAATGCAGCGATCCGATTTTGAAAGGTTTTGAGAAGGCCTTTAAAAAATTTATCACTATGGGTGATGATCAATATGGGTGGGAATTCCATGGCGAGGTGATggagaaaaatattaaaaagatgGAAGGATTTATATCAAGTAATGGAAGTCTGTTTGAAGCGTTAGTGGAGCAAAATCCTATAAGATTGACGGATAATGGTGAGTCAGGTGTGTTAAAATCAATTGCGTATCAGAAGATCTATAGATGGAAGAGACAAGAGGTGAAGCGCTTGAAGAATATTTCTCTGTGGACCAGGACATATGATTACACAATAAATCTTTTAGCAAGATCGTTATTCACAATATACCGAAAGATTAACCATGTATTCGGAATTCACGAGATGGTACATCTTGGTGGAAGTGTCTTAAATTCAGATTTAACTTACAGAAGTCAATCGATTTCTGCATTATTGCAATCTTTATCCCACCCACTACAAAATATACTTCCACCGAAAACCCTTGGTGCTGCTGCTTTAGCACTGCACTATGCAAATATCATCATAGTGATTGAGAAGCTGTCAGCTTCTCCGCACTCGATCAGTCTTGAGGCAAGGGAAGACCTGTACAACATGTTACCAAGATGCTTGAGAGCTTCCCTTAAGGCCAAGTTGAAGCCATGTACCAAGACCATGGCCTCTTCATCACTCTATGACCCAAGTCTAGAAGAATGGACTCAAGAACTGTCAGGCATATTGGAATGGTTGGCACCACTTGCTCATCACATGATAAGCTGGCACTCTGAGAAGAGTTTCAACCAGCAGATATTTGTTTCCCAGAGGAACGTGTTGCTGGTGCAGACCCTTTACTTTGCAGACCAAGAAAAGACAGAAAAAGTAATCACGGAGCTTCTTGTGTGTCTGAACTATGTCTGTAAATATGGTAGGGAGCTCAATGCAAAAGCTCTGGCAGAGTGTGGCAGCTTTAAGGTAGACAATGAATATCCTAATCTGAATGGATACACAAGTTCTCTTAAGGACCTGGCCAAGGAGTGTAGTTCCATAAACTGGGATGAGGAATTGTAG
- the LOC130730060 gene encoding general transcription factor IIH subunit 2: protein MNNISGRPLNGEVEDDDEDEANGGGLEAWERTYAEDRSWESLQEDESGLLRPIDNTAIHHAQYRRRLRALASKAATARIQKGLIRYLYIVVDLSKAAAETDFRPSRMAVIGRLVETFIREFFDQNPLSHVGLVTIKDGVAHCLTDLGGSPESHIKALTGKLECSGDASLQNALELVVGYLNQIPSYGHREVLILYSALSTCDPGDLMETIQKCRKSKIRCSVIGLAAEMFICKHICQETGGTYSVALDESHFKELVLEHAPPPPAIAEYATANLIKMGFPQRAAEGSVAICTCHEEAKTGGGYTCPRCKVRVCELPTECRVCGLTLISSPHLARSYHHLFPIVPFDEISPSSRNDPSHSFSNTCFGCQQSLLSQGNVPGISVTCPKCKQQFCLDCDIYIHESLHNCPGCESFRHSTSVTAAQ, encoded by the exons ATGAATAATATTTCTGGAAGACCACTTAATGGAGAagtagaagatgatgatgaagatgaagctaATGGTGGAGGCCTTGAAGCCTGGGAGAGAACTTATGCTGAAGATAGATCATGGGAGTCTTTGCAAGAGGATGAATCTGGACTTCTTCGCCCCATAGATAATACAGCCATTCACCATGCCCAGTATCGCAGGCGCCTTCGTGCCCTTGCATCCAAGGCAGCTACTGCACGAATTCAGAAGGGTCTTATACGATACCTTTACATTGTTGTAGACCTGTCCAAG GCAGCTGCTGAGACGGACTTTCGACCAAGTAGGATGGCTGTGATAGGGAGACTGGTTGAGACATTTATCAGGGAGTTCTTTGATCAGAATCCACTTAGTCATGTTGGCCTGGTTACCATAAAAGATGGGGTTGCTCATTGCTTAACAGATCTTGGTGGCAGTCCTGAGTCCCACATCAAAGCTTTGACGGGTAAACTGGAGTGCTCAGGTGACGCATCCCTACAAAACGCACTAGAGCTTGTTGTTGGCTATCTAAATCAAATCCCATCATATGGTCATCGTGAAGTTCTGATCTTATACTCGGCTCTAAGTACATGTGATCCTGGTGATCTCATGGAAACCATCCAGAAATGCAGAAAGAGTAAAATAAGGTGCTCTGTCATTGGTCTTGCTGCTGAAATGTTTATATGCAAACATATCTGCCAAGAAACAGGAGGAACTTATTCTGTTGCACTAGATGAG TCCCACTTTAAAGAGTTAGTTCTAGAGCATGCTCCACCACCTCCAGCAATAGCAGAGTATGCTACTGCTAACTTAATTAAGATGGGTTTCCCACAAAGAGCAGCTGAGGGTTCAGTTGCAATTTGTACTTGTCATGAAGAGGCTAAGACCGGAGGGGGATACACTTGTCCAAGATGCAAAGTTCGTGTCTGTGAGCTTCCTACTGAATGTCGCGTCTGTGGATTAACCCTTATTTCTTCACCCCATTTGGCAAGGTCATATCATCATCTCTTTCCTATAGTGCCATTTGATGAAATCTCTCCATCGTCTCGAAATGATCCAAGCCACAGTTTCTCCAATACTTGTTTTGGTTGTCAACAAAGTCTTCTTAGTCAGG GAAACGTGCCTGGAATTTCGGTTACTTGCCCAAAATGCAAACAACAATTCTGCCTTGATTGCGACATCTACATTCATGAGAGCTTACATAATTGCCCAGGCTGTGAGAGTTTCAGGCATTCTACGTCAGTAACTGCTGCCCAATGA
- the LOC130730061 gene encoding protein ARV 2-like, translating to MGYTCIQCGFPIKTLYIQYSPGNIRLLKCENCKAVADEYIECEIMILVIDLLLHKPKAYRHLLYNVINQETLKFQGLLWKSAITFLLFDAYKCLILENSKGKMSSSMSFSSLISIWCKILIDVFFGNFMFILAFFFMIKMFLHTSISISRCNDLLLVLMISCYFKIFLVAMMVWEFPSSAIFIIELFCLSSNAVALKVMTESTMSRCVCTCLCAYATKFLVTCVPELMLLGELIQGWSHMPSSLSLKPS from the exons ATGGGTTACACATGCATTCAGTGCGGGTTTCCCATCAAAACACTTTACATTCAGTATTCACCAGGCAACATTCGCTTGTTGAAATGC GAGAATTGCAAGGCTGTGGCAGATGAATACATAGAATGTGAAATCATG ATTCTTGTGATAGATTTATTGCTTCATAAGCCCAAGGCCTATAGACATCTCCTTTACAATGTCATCAATCAAGAAACCTTGAAGTTTCAG GGACTACTCTGGAAATCAGCTatcacttttcttctttttgatgCTT ACAAATGTTTGATCTTGGAAAACAGCAAGGGAAAAATGAGTTCATCAATGAGCTTCTCTTCGTTGATTTCAATATGGTGCAAG ATTTTGATAGATGTCTTCTTCGGAAACTTTATGTTtatcttagctttcttcttcatGATCAAGATGTTTCTCCACACATCAATCAGCATCTCCAG GTGCAATGACCTTTTGCTTGTACTTATGATTTCATGTTATTTCAAGATCTTTCTTGTTGCCATGATG GTCTGGGAGTTTCCATCATCTGCGATCTTCATcattgaattattttgtttaTCGTCTAATGCAGTGGCATTAAAAG TGATGACTGAATCAACGATGAGCCGATGTGTTTGTACCTGCCTCTGCGCATATGCTACAAAGTTTTTGGTCACTTGTGTACCGGAGCTCATGTTGTTGGGGGAATTAATTCAAGGATGGAGTCATATGCCCTCCTCATTGTCTTTAAAGCCTTCTTGA